From the genome of Labrus mixtus unplaced genomic scaffold, fLabMix1.1 SCAFFOLD_128, whole genome shotgun sequence, one region includes:
- the LOC132960304 gene encoding sodium/calcium exchanger 3-like, producing MEGSRPVNPGSSTGLWLGLVSVTVAFLCTEARTTPSPLLTPSNATCEGNSKCRPGIILPIWYPEDPSMGDKIARVIVYFVAMIYMFLGVSIIADRFMAAIEVITSQEKEIIIKRPNGETTTTTIRVWNETVSNLTLMALGSSAPEIMLSVIEVCGHGFEAGELGPATIVGSAAFNMFVIIGICVSVIPQGEVRKVKHLRVFFVTAGWSIFAYIWLYMILAVFSPNEVQVWEGLLTLAFFPICVILAWIADRRLLFYKFMHKKYRTDKHRGVIIETETERTKGIEMDGKMVNSHFMDGGGAASNLIGLIETKEVDESRRDMIRILKDLKQKHPEKELDQLVEMANYYALSHQQKSRAFYRIQATRMMTGAGNILKKHVAEQAKKSTSVQEVHVEEPEEYVSRIAFEPAVYQCLENCGAAILTITRKGGDINKTIYVDYKTEDGSANAGADYEFSEGTVVFKPGEMFKEISIGIIDDDIFEEDEHFFVRVSNLRILETEDEVLSANSLPYPKAMLGFPTVATVTILDDDHSGIFTFESGAAHISESIGVMEVKVIRTSGARGTVIVPYHTVEGLAKGGGEDFEDTYGELEFKNDETW from the coding sequence ATGGAGGGTTCAAGGCCTGTAAACCCGGGGTCGTCAACCGGCCTCTGGTTGGGGCTGGTCTCTGTGACTGTAGCCTTCCTTTGTACAGAGGCCCGGACCACCCCGAGCCCTCTGCTGACCCCCAGCAATGCCACCTGTGAGGGGAACTCAAAGTGCAGACCCGGGATTATCCTTCCCATCTGGTACCCCGAGGACCCCTCCATGGGGGACAAGATCGCGCGGGTCATCGTTTACTTTGTGGCCATGATCTACATGTTCCTGGGAGTGTCCATCATTGCCGACCGCTTCATGGCGGCGATCGAGGTCATCACGTCCCAGGAGAAGGAAATTATCATCAAAAGGCCCAATGGGGAAACGACCACCACCACAATCCGGGTTTGGAATGAGACGGTGTCGAACCTCACCCTCATGGCCTTGGGCTCGTCCGCCCCTGAGATCATGCTCTCTGTAATCGAGGTTTGTGGACATGGGTTTGAAGCCGGCGAGCTCGGGCCGGCAACGATTGTTGGCAGCGCAGCCTTCAACATGTTTGTCATCATCGGCATCTGTGTGTCGGTCATTCCCCAAGGAGAGGTACGCAAAGTCAAACACCTCAGAGTGTTCTTTGTCACGGCGGGCTGGAGCATCTTTGCATACATCTGGCTCTACATGATCCTGGCTGTGTTCTCTCCAAACGAGGTCCAGGTGTGGGAGGGTCTGCTCACCCTGGCCTTCTTCCCCATATGTGTGATCTTAGCCTGGATCGCAGACAGACGACTGCTCTTCTACAAGTTCATGCACAAGAAGTACCGCACCGATAAGCACCGGGGGGTCATCATCGAGACGGAGACCGAGCGCACCAAGGGCATCGAGATGGACGGCAAGATGGTCAACTCTCACTTCATGGACGGCGGCGGCGCGGCCAGCAATCTCATCGGCTTGATCGAGACCAAAGAAGTGGACGAGTCCCGACGGGACATGATCCGCATCCTGAAGGACCTCAAGCAGAAGCATCCGGAGAAAGAGTTGGATCAGCTGGTCGAGATGGCCAACTACTACGCTCTGTCGCATCAGCAGAAGAGCCGCGCCTTCTACCGCATCCAGGCCACTCGCATGATGACGGGCGCTGGGAACATCCTGAAGAAGCACGTCGCGGAGCAGGCGAAGAAGAGCACCAGCGTGCAGGAGGTGCACGTCGAGGAGCCCGAGGAGTACGTGTCTCGGATTGCGTTCGAGCCTGCCGTCTACCAGTGCCTGGAGAACTGCGGCGCCGCCATTCTGACCATCACCAGGAAGGGCGGGGACATCAACAAGACGATCTATGTGGATTACAAGACGGAGGACGGCTCGGCCAACGCTGGGGCGGACTACGAGTTCTCAGAGGGGACGGTGGTCTTCAAACCCGGAGAGATGTTCAAGGAAATCAGCATCGGCATCATTGACGACGACATCTTTGAAGAAGACGAGCACTTCTTCGTCAGGGTCAGTAACCTCCGCATCCTGGAGACCGAGGACGAGGTGCTTTCTGCCAACAGTCTCCCCTACCCGAAGGCCATGCTGGGCTTCCCCACCGTCGCCACCGTCACCATCCTGGACGACGATCACTCGGGGATCTTCACCTTTGAGAGCGGCGCGGCTCACATCAGTGAGAGCATCGGCGTTATGGAAGTGAAAGTGATAAGGACTTCTGGAGCGAGGGGGACGGTCATCGTGCCTTATCACACCGTGGAAGGACTCgccaaaggaggaggagaggacttTGAGGACACCTACGGGGAACTGGAGTTCAAGAACGACGAGACCTGGTAA